GAAATATGACCAAGTAAATTGCCTTCTACCGTATACATCGTACCAACTGGACCACTTAACTCAATGACTTTACCGATATCATGTAAAATCACACCTGCATACAACAGGTCGCGGTTTAATGTTGGATATAAATCACATATCGCTTCACTTAATTTCAACATTGACACAACATGATCGATTAAGCCTGATGCATAATCATGGTGATTTTTCGTTGCTGCCGGATAAATAATTAAACGCTCTTGATATTTTTTCACTAAAAATCGTGTGATTCGTGAAATGTTTGGATTTTGCAGTTGGAAGAAATATTGCATTAACTCTTCAAGTAGCTGCTCTTTTGGAACAGCTGAAGTTGGCAGTAAATCACCAATCGTAACGCCCTCTTCTTCACGTACTGGACGAATTTGTTTCACACGTAGCTGGTTTTTCCCACGGTAATCATGAATTTCGCCACCAACTTTTACAATTGCTTGGGCATAGTATAACGTTTCATGCTCTTCATTTGTATCCCACAGTTTCGCCTCAATGTCCCCGCTACGGTCTTGTAATACAAGTGACATGAACGGTTTCCCGACTGTTGTTACCCCTTTTTTTGCTTCTTTAATTAACAAATATTGATCGACTTGATCCCCAGGTTGAAGTTTCGTAATTCCATTCACAAACAACCACTCCTTTATTACGCTATTACAATTTATTGTAACATGTATATGCAAATGTTACCGAGTAAAAGACCGCGCTACCGTTCATGAACATGTCAAAAATTCAGTAATTTTCTACATTAATCAGAGTTATCCCGTGAATTGTCTAAATATTTTATGTATAATGAAATTATCTTGCTTATAAAGGGTGGTTGTAATGGAGAATTATCGTTTTACTGCATTCGAAAAAACGGGAGAAACTTTATTCGATGAAGTT
The sequence above is a segment of the Solibacillus sp. FSL H8-0523 genome. Coding sequences within it:
- the yhaM gene encoding 3'-5' exoribonuclease YhaM → MNGITKLQPGDQVDQYLLIKEAKKGVTTVGKPFMSLVLQDRSGDIEAKLWDTNEEHETLYYAQAIVKVGGEIHDYRGKNQLRVKQIRPVREEEGVTIGDLLPTSAVPKEQLLEELMQYFFQLQNPNISRITRFLVKKYQERLIIYPAATKNHHDYASGLIDHVVSMLKLSEAICDLYPTLNRDLLYAGVILHDIGKVIELSGPVGTMYTVEGNLLGHISIMVNEIGQAATELNIEGEEVMLLQHLVLSHHGKEEWGSPKKPMIQEAEILHYIDNIDAKMNMLTRALDKTKPGEFTERLFPLDNRSFYKPTI